The following are encoded in a window of Nakamurella sp. A5-74 genomic DNA:
- a CDS encoding Hsp70 family protein gives MITLSIDFGTSNTVAALERPGRAPHTLEFEGSGLLPSAVFLADDHTLLVGREALRSARIDPSRFEANPKRRIDEGEVLLGATPVPVVDLIAAVLQTVRDEAARQTGGSAPDTVILTHPAQWGAPRRNVLLAAARAAGLANITLLPEPVAAAAQFTRIPGRELSRGGTVAVYDLGGGTFDVAVIGRPQGSGEGELSVLAEGGLPDLGGLDFDQALLEHASEVANGVDADAWSRVLRPSDASSRRAARALAEDIRSAKESLSRYPQTDLAMPDPMPDVHVTRDEFESLIRAKVMRSVVVLEETIRQAGTTPQRLAGIFLVGGSSRIPLVARTIQEVLGVTPAALDQPETAVALGALTLPRSTDTVRTTQAGLPGARAADSAVTTSIPARRAVSAEGHTVPRERRSSRPLILAGAVVVIAAIAAATVLLLPRSANTAVSPETGSRPLVASPMSEPSSPVPPVAVSSPVVRSSVRSAGTSTPRSTPPSSVFSAPPATTVPVTTALITSRVPVPGSRTQSVAYRQGYQVAREDTEAFVPASGDQAERVIATRCSDDRRSFIGGAQSRDWIDGCFAGTLDAVEDSNAVDVDGLTAVAVYRVGYQTGREHHTEIAARDNGDLAESCSYEAHLAEVEAANRADFVGGCVDGAAQAEALSVPTDDRRTAPEPIATVQTTTTPVAPVDPGDLDLTVPISSVPCDGEFVVFVGAAVTPGAYGTDVQRFLTDNPGTSYLRTDRECTSLVQNLEGNPIYAVFFGPVASRSVACSISEQLDGSTVKQLIDSGEPLADEQC, from the coding sequence ATGATCACGCTCTCCATCGACTTCGGCACCTCCAACACGGTCGCCGCGCTCGAACGCCCCGGTCGCGCGCCACACACCCTCGAATTCGAGGGATCCGGCCTGCTCCCTTCCGCTGTGTTCCTGGCGGACGACCACACGCTGCTGGTCGGACGCGAGGCCCTGCGCAGTGCGCGCATCGATCCGAGCAGGTTCGAAGCGAATCCGAAACGCCGGATCGACGAGGGCGAGGTCCTGCTCGGAGCGACTCCGGTTCCGGTGGTCGACCTCATTGCTGCTGTGCTGCAGACAGTTCGGGACGAAGCTGCTCGTCAGACGGGTGGCTCGGCACCCGATACGGTCATTCTGACCCATCCCGCGCAGTGGGGGGCGCCGCGTCGCAATGTGCTGCTCGCGGCAGCGCGCGCTGCCGGCTTGGCCAACATCACGCTGCTTCCCGAGCCGGTGGCCGCGGCGGCCCAGTTCACCAGGATCCCCGGTCGGGAGTTGTCGCGGGGTGGGACCGTCGCCGTCTACGACCTCGGCGGGGGAACCTTCGACGTCGCGGTGATCGGTCGTCCGCAGGGCTCCGGCGAGGGTGAGTTGTCCGTGCTGGCCGAGGGAGGGCTTCCGGATCTGGGCGGGCTGGATTTCGACCAGGCTCTGCTCGAGCACGCTTCCGAGGTCGCGAACGGTGTCGATGCAGACGCCTGGTCGCGGGTACTGCGTCCGTCTGACGCGTCCTCCCGGCGGGCTGCGCGGGCTCTCGCGGAGGACATCCGTTCGGCCAAGGAGTCGCTGTCGCGGTATCCGCAGACGGACCTGGCGATGCCAGACCCGATGCCGGACGTGCACGTCACCCGTGACGAGTTCGAATCGCTCATCCGCGCCAAGGTGATGCGCTCGGTCGTGGTCCTGGAGGAGACGATCCGACAGGCGGGTACGACGCCGCAGCGCCTGGCAGGAATCTTCCTGGTCGGCGGCTCATCACGGATCCCCTTGGTGGCGAGGACCATCCAGGAGGTCCTGGGGGTCACCCCAGCTGCGCTCGACCAGCCCGAGACTGCAGTGGCTCTGGGAGCACTGACCCTTCCGCGCAGCACGGACACCGTGCGGACGACCCAGGCCGGCTTGCCGGGCGCACGTGCCGCGGACTCCGCTGTCACCACGTCGATTCCGGCCCGCAGGGCAGTCTCTGCGGAGGGCCACACAGTCCCGCGGGAACGTCGATCCTCGCGGCCCCTCATCCTCGCCGGGGCGGTGGTGGTGATCGCCGCGATCGCAGCGGCGACGGTGCTACTCCTGCCACGTTCTGCGAACACGGCGGTGTCCCCTGAGACCGGGTCGAGGCCACTGGTGGCTTCGCCGATGAGCGAGCCTTCGTCGCCGGTTCCTCCGGTGGCTGTGTCGTCGCCCGTTGTCCGCTCGAGCGTCCGGTCGGCCGGCACGAGCACGCCGAGGTCAACGCCACCTTCCAGCGTGTTCAGCGCACCGCCCGCCACCACGGTGCCCGTCACCACGGCGCTGATCACGTCTCGGGTACCTGTGCCGGGGAGCAGGACGCAGTCGGTGGCCTACCGCCAGGGCTACCAGGTGGCACGGGAGGACACCGAGGCGTTCGTGCCCGCGTCCGGCGATCAGGCTGAGCGGGTGATCGCCACCCGGTGCTCCGATGACCGCAGATCGTTCATCGGAGGTGCACAGTCGCGGGACTGGATCGACGGGTGTTTTGCCGGCACGCTCGATGCGGTCGAGGACAGCAACGCGGTCGACGTGGACGGTCTCACCGCTGTCGCGGTGTACCGGGTCGGGTATCAGACGGGCAGGGAACATCACACCGAGATCGCCGCTCGCGACAACGGTGACCTCGCTGAGAGCTGCTCGTACGAGGCGCATCTGGCCGAAGTAGAGGCAGCGAACCGTGCGGACTTCGTCGGGGGATGCGTCGACGGAGCTGCCCAGGCAGAGGCCCTGTCCGTGCCGACGGACGACCGACGCACCGCACCCGAGCCCATCGCAACGGTGCAGACCACCACTACGCCAGTAGCGCCGGTCGACCCCGGCGATCTGGACCTGACGGTGCCGATCTCGTCGGTGCCGTGCGACGGGGAGTTCGTGGTCTTTGTAGGAGCGGCAGTGACGCCCGGGGCCTACGGCACCGATGTCCAGCGCTTCCTGACCGATAATCCGGGGACGAGCTACCTGCGCACCGATCGTGAGTGCACCAGCTTGGTGCAGAACCTCGAGGGCAACCCCATCTACGCGGTCTTCTTCGGGCCCGTCGCGTCCCGTTCCGTTGCCTGCTCCATCAGCGAGCAACTGGATGGATCGACCGTCAAGCAGCTCATCGACAGCGGTGAACCGCTGGCCGACGAGCAGTGCTGA
- a CDS encoding HNH endonuclease signature motif containing protein: MQFAISTKLAFLLAGGYNENGRRLSADLRELIRSRDALKCVQCGEPGDEIDHILGDSNDPSNLQLLCVSCHRTKTAERMKPTSTEQDEWIDEFFETQIVPHQPKHLVDDEIRWNSVRRPLGAARTARRRERAQSRPESAPTGA, from the coding sequence GTGCAGTTCGCCATCAGTACCAAACTTGCCTTCCTGCTGGCGGGTGGATACAACGAGAACGGTCGTCGGCTGTCTGCAGATCTGCGAGAGCTGATCCGGAGTCGCGATGCCCTGAAGTGCGTGCAGTGTGGGGAGCCGGGGGACGAAATCGACCACATCCTGGGTGACAGCAACGATCCGTCGAACCTACAGTTGCTGTGCGTCTCCTGCCACCGGACGAAGACCGCCGAACGCATGAAGCCGACATCCACTGAGCAGGACGAGTGGATCGACGAGTTCTTCGAGACGCAGATCGTTCCTCATCAACCGAAGCACCTGGTCGATGACGAGATCCGATGGAACAGTGTCCGACGCCCACTGGGCGCTGCCCGGACAGCGCGACGGCGGGAGCGGGCGCAGAGCAGGCCGG
- a CDS encoding energy-coupling factor transporter transmembrane component T, producing the protein MSVLTGAAAAESPLARRNPTVKLALLVIVSLAAMFLLDPITPAVLYVLGLVGVAISVRVPARTLALAHVPFLAFAFSVFVVNVLSRSGTVIWQAGPLRVTEEGLSVGAALAARTLLIGVLAVGFLLSTDGVALMTSLHQNARLGARVTYAILAGYRMLQEMPREWSTIRHAHTVRADLRGGDARPPRNPRHLAGAVFTLLIVSVRKGERTAQALESRGLGLEPRTTWRPVRVTGADWRLAAGVLTVLTAVVVGSAALGILQGPGALF; encoded by the coding sequence ATGAGCGTCCTGACCGGAGCCGCTGCCGCCGAATCCCCGCTTGCTCGCCGGAATCCGACGGTCAAGCTCGCGTTGCTCGTCATCGTCTCCCTCGCCGCGATGTTCCTCCTCGACCCGATCACCCCAGCCGTCCTGTACGTTCTCGGGCTGGTCGGGGTCGCGATCTCAGTGCGAGTACCGGCGCGCACGCTTGCCCTCGCCCACGTGCCGTTCCTCGCCTTCGCGTTCAGCGTGTTCGTCGTCAACGTGCTCTCCCGATCCGGGACGGTCATCTGGCAGGCCGGCCCGCTCCGGGTCACCGAGGAAGGGTTGAGCGTCGGGGCCGCGCTCGCGGCCCGCACCCTGCTCATCGGGGTGCTCGCCGTCGGGTTCCTGCTCTCGACTGACGGGGTCGCGCTCATGACGAGCCTGCACCAGAACGCCCGCCTCGGCGCCCGGGTCACCTACGCGATCCTCGCCGGGTACCGGATGCTCCAGGAGATGCCCCGGGAATGGTCGACGATTCGCCACGCTCACACCGTGCGGGCGGACCTGCGCGGCGGCGACGCCCGCCCACCGCGGAATCCGCGACACCTCGCCGGGGCTGTCTTCACACTCCTCATCGTCTCGGTCCGTAAAGGTGAGCGGACAGCCCAGGCGCTGGAGTCCCGCGGTCTCGGGCTCGAGCCGCGGACGACCTGGCGGCCGGTCCGGGTGACCGGCGCCGACTGGCGGCTCGCCGCCGGTGTCCTCACCGTCCTCACCGCTGTGGTCGTCGGCAGCGCGGCCCTGGGAATCTTGCAGGGACCTGGTGCGCTCTTTTGA